In a single window of the Xiphophorus couchianus chromosome 10, X_couchianus-1.0, whole genome shotgun sequence genome:
- the LOC114152392 gene encoding cytohesin-1-like isoform X3 has protein sequence MLPDDLSPEERQELESIRRRKQELLQDIQRLKDEIAEVTSEIENLGLTEERKSMQRNKQMAIGRKKFNMDPTKGIRFLIDSSLLKNTSEDIAQFLYKGEGLNKTAIGDYLGERDEFNIKVLHAFLELHEFTDLNLVQALRQFLWSFRLPGEAQKIDRMMEAFAQRYCHCNPGVFQSTDTCYVLSFAVIMLNTSLHNPNVRDKPSVQRFTAMNRGINDGGDLPEDLLRNLYDSIKNEPFKIPEDDGNDLTHTFFNPDREGWLLKLGGGRVKTWKRRWFILTDNCLYYFEYTTDKEPRGIIPLENLSIREVEDSKKPNCFELFIPNNKYQVIKACKTEADGRVVEGNHTFYRISAPTAEEKDEWIKSIKAAISKDPFYEMLAARKKKVSSLKGL, from the exons ATGT TGCCTGATGACCTGAGTCCAGAGGAGCGACAGGAGCTGGAGAGCATCCGCCGCAGAAaacaggagctgctgcaggacaTACAG AGGCTGAAGGATGAGATAGCGGAAGTGACCAGTGAGATTGAAAACCTGGGCCTGACTGAAGAGAG AAAAAGCATGCAGAGGAACAAACAGATGGCCATCGGCCGGAAGAAGTTCAACATGGACCCCACAAAG GGGATTCGCTTCCTGATCGACAGCTCTCTGCTGAAAAACACCAGCGAAGACATCGCTCAGTTTCTCTACAAAGGAGAGGGCCTCAACAAGACGGCCATCGGCGACTATCTGGGGGAGAG AGATGAATTTAACATCAAGGTTCTGCACGCCTTCCTGGAGCTGCACGAGTTCACGGACCTGAACCTGGTCCAGGCGCTGCGGCAGTTCCTGTGGAGCTTCAGGCTGCCGGGCGAGGCCCAGAAGATCGACCGCATGATGGAGGCATTCGCCCAGAGATACTGCCACTGCAACCCGGGCGTGTTTCAGAGCACCG ATACATGTTACGTGTTGTCGTTCGCCGTGATCATGTTGAACACGAGTCTGCACAACCCGAACGTACGAGACAAACCGTCAGTTCAGAGGTTTACTGCCATGAACAGAGGAATCAACGACGGAGGAGATCTGCCTGAGGATCTGCTCAGA AATCTGTACGACAGCATCAAGAATGAACCGTTTAAGATCCCAGAGGATGATGGGAACGACCTCACACACACCTTCTTCAACCCCGACAGAGAAGGATGGCTGCTAAAACTCGG AGGTGGACGAGTGAAGACCTGGAAGAGACGCTGGTTCATTCTCACAGATAACTGTCTCTACTACTTTGAATACACCACA GATAAGGAACCCAGAGGGATTATTCCACTGGAAAATCTCAGCATCAGAGAAGTTGAAGACTCAAAGAAAccg AACTGCTTCGAGCTTTTCATCCCCAACAACAAATACCAGGTGATCAAAGCCTGCAAGACGGAGGCGGACGGCCGCGTCGTCGAGGGCAACCACACGTTTTACAGGATCTCTGCTCCGACTGCAGAGGAGAAGGACGAGTGGATCAAAAGCATCAA GGCCGCCATCAGCAAAGATCCGTTCTACGAGATGCTGGCGGCTCGGAAGAAGAAAGTTTCATCCCTGAAGGGGCTGTAG
- the LOC114152392 gene encoding cytohesin-1-like isoform X1 — MGTVSELCASSFQAFLCPTVRGGAPAAAASVPDDLSPEERQELESIRRRKQELLQDIQRLKDEIAEVTSEIENLGLTEERKSMQRNKQMAIGRKKFNMDPTKGIRFLIDSSLLKNTSEDIAQFLYKGEGLNKTAIGDYLGERDEFNIKVLHAFLELHEFTDLNLVQALRQFLWSFRLPGEAQKIDRMMEAFAQRYCHCNPGVFQSTDTCYVLSFAVIMLNTSLHNPNVRDKPSVQRFTAMNRGINDGGDLPEDLLRNLYDSIKNEPFKIPEDDGNDLTHTFFNPDREGWLLKLGGGRVKTWKRRWFILTDNCLYYFEYTTDKEPRGIIPLENLSIREVEDSKKPNCFELFIPNNKYQVIKACKTEADGRVVEGNHTFYRISAPTAEEKDEWIKSIKAAISKDPFYEMLAARKKKVSSLKGL, encoded by the exons TGCCTGATGACCTGAGTCCAGAGGAGCGACAGGAGCTGGAGAGCATCCGCCGCAGAAaacaggagctgctgcaggacaTACAG AGGCTGAAGGATGAGATAGCGGAAGTGACCAGTGAGATTGAAAACCTGGGCCTGACTGAAGAGAG AAAAAGCATGCAGAGGAACAAACAGATGGCCATCGGCCGGAAGAAGTTCAACATGGACCCCACAAAG GGGATTCGCTTCCTGATCGACAGCTCTCTGCTGAAAAACACCAGCGAAGACATCGCTCAGTTTCTCTACAAAGGAGAGGGCCTCAACAAGACGGCCATCGGCGACTATCTGGGGGAGAG AGATGAATTTAACATCAAGGTTCTGCACGCCTTCCTGGAGCTGCACGAGTTCACGGACCTGAACCTGGTCCAGGCGCTGCGGCAGTTCCTGTGGAGCTTCAGGCTGCCGGGCGAGGCCCAGAAGATCGACCGCATGATGGAGGCATTCGCCCAGAGATACTGCCACTGCAACCCGGGCGTGTTTCAGAGCACCG ATACATGTTACGTGTTGTCGTTCGCCGTGATCATGTTGAACACGAGTCTGCACAACCCGAACGTACGAGACAAACCGTCAGTTCAGAGGTTTACTGCCATGAACAGAGGAATCAACGACGGAGGAGATCTGCCTGAGGATCTGCTCAGA AATCTGTACGACAGCATCAAGAATGAACCGTTTAAGATCCCAGAGGATGATGGGAACGACCTCACACACACCTTCTTCAACCCCGACAGAGAAGGATGGCTGCTAAAACTCGG AGGTGGACGAGTGAAGACCTGGAAGAGACGCTGGTTCATTCTCACAGATAACTGTCTCTACTACTTTGAATACACCACA GATAAGGAACCCAGAGGGATTATTCCACTGGAAAATCTCAGCATCAGAGAAGTTGAAGACTCAAAGAAAccg AACTGCTTCGAGCTTTTCATCCCCAACAACAAATACCAGGTGATCAAAGCCTGCAAGACGGAGGCGGACGGCCGCGTCGTCGAGGGCAACCACACGTTTTACAGGATCTCTGCTCCGACTGCAGAGGAGAAGGACGAGTGGATCAAAAGCATCAA GGCCGCCATCAGCAAAGATCCGTTCTACGAGATGCTGGCGGCTCGGAAGAAGAAAGTTTCATCCCTGAAGGGGCTGTAG
- the LOC114152392 gene encoding cytohesin-1-like isoform X4 encodes MGTVSELCASSFQAFLCPTVRGGAPAAAASVPDDLSPEERQELESIRRRKQELLQDIQRLKDEIAEVTSEIENLGLTEERKSMQRNKQMAIGRKKFNMDPTKGIRFLIDSSLLKNTSEDIAQFLYKGEGLNKTAIGDYLGERDEFNIKVLHAFLELHEFTDLNLVQALRQFLWSFRLPGEAQKIDRMMEAFAQRYCHCNPGVFQSTDTCYVLSFAVIMLNTSLHNPNVRDKPSVQRFTAMNRGINDGGDLPEDLLRNLYDSIKNEPFKIPEDDGNDLTHTFFNPDREGWLLKLGGTYCFILPSLHRFASGCVCVYVRVWGCVCVCVCVCVCACVRVWGCVCVCVRFPSQLHPD; translated from the exons TGCCTGATGACCTGAGTCCAGAGGAGCGACAGGAGCTGGAGAGCATCCGCCGCAGAAaacaggagctgctgcaggacaTACAG AGGCTGAAGGATGAGATAGCGGAAGTGACCAGTGAGATTGAAAACCTGGGCCTGACTGAAGAGAG AAAAAGCATGCAGAGGAACAAACAGATGGCCATCGGCCGGAAGAAGTTCAACATGGACCCCACAAAG GGGATTCGCTTCCTGATCGACAGCTCTCTGCTGAAAAACACCAGCGAAGACATCGCTCAGTTTCTCTACAAAGGAGAGGGCCTCAACAAGACGGCCATCGGCGACTATCTGGGGGAGAG AGATGAATTTAACATCAAGGTTCTGCACGCCTTCCTGGAGCTGCACGAGTTCACGGACCTGAACCTGGTCCAGGCGCTGCGGCAGTTCCTGTGGAGCTTCAGGCTGCCGGGCGAGGCCCAGAAGATCGACCGCATGATGGAGGCATTCGCCCAGAGATACTGCCACTGCAACCCGGGCGTGTTTCAGAGCACCG ATACATGTTACGTGTTGTCGTTCGCCGTGATCATGTTGAACACGAGTCTGCACAACCCGAACGTACGAGACAAACCGTCAGTTCAGAGGTTTACTGCCATGAACAGAGGAATCAACGACGGAGGAGATCTGCCTGAGGATCTGCTCAGA AATCTGTACGACAGCATCAAGAATGAACCGTTTAAGATCCCAGAGGATGATGGGAACGACCTCACACACACCTTCTTCAACCCCGACAGAGAAGGATGGCTGCTAAAACTCG GAGGTACGTATTGTTTCATTTTACCTTCACTGCACCGCTTCGCCTccggctgtgtgtgtgtgtatgtgcgtgtgtggggatgtgtgtgtgtgtgtgtgtgtgtgtgtgtgtgtgcgtgcgtgcgtgtgtggggatgtgtgtgtgtgtgtgttcgctTTCCTTCACAGCTGCACCCAGACTAA
- the LOC114152392 gene encoding cytohesin-1-like isoform X2: MVLKSEDGVVPDDLSPEERQELESIRRRKQELLQDIQRLKDEIAEVTSEIENLGLTEERKSMQRNKQMAIGRKKFNMDPTKGIRFLIDSSLLKNTSEDIAQFLYKGEGLNKTAIGDYLGERDEFNIKVLHAFLELHEFTDLNLVQALRQFLWSFRLPGEAQKIDRMMEAFAQRYCHCNPGVFQSTDTCYVLSFAVIMLNTSLHNPNVRDKPSVQRFTAMNRGINDGGDLPEDLLRNLYDSIKNEPFKIPEDDGNDLTHTFFNPDREGWLLKLGGGRVKTWKRRWFILTDNCLYYFEYTTDKEPRGIIPLENLSIREVEDSKKPNCFELFIPNNKYQVIKACKTEADGRVVEGNHTFYRISAPTAEEKDEWIKSIKAAISKDPFYEMLAARKKKVSSLKGL; the protein is encoded by the exons TGCCTGATGACCTGAGTCCAGAGGAGCGACAGGAGCTGGAGAGCATCCGCCGCAGAAaacaggagctgctgcaggacaTACAG AGGCTGAAGGATGAGATAGCGGAAGTGACCAGTGAGATTGAAAACCTGGGCCTGACTGAAGAGAG AAAAAGCATGCAGAGGAACAAACAGATGGCCATCGGCCGGAAGAAGTTCAACATGGACCCCACAAAG GGGATTCGCTTCCTGATCGACAGCTCTCTGCTGAAAAACACCAGCGAAGACATCGCTCAGTTTCTCTACAAAGGAGAGGGCCTCAACAAGACGGCCATCGGCGACTATCTGGGGGAGAG AGATGAATTTAACATCAAGGTTCTGCACGCCTTCCTGGAGCTGCACGAGTTCACGGACCTGAACCTGGTCCAGGCGCTGCGGCAGTTCCTGTGGAGCTTCAGGCTGCCGGGCGAGGCCCAGAAGATCGACCGCATGATGGAGGCATTCGCCCAGAGATACTGCCACTGCAACCCGGGCGTGTTTCAGAGCACCG ATACATGTTACGTGTTGTCGTTCGCCGTGATCATGTTGAACACGAGTCTGCACAACCCGAACGTACGAGACAAACCGTCAGTTCAGAGGTTTACTGCCATGAACAGAGGAATCAACGACGGAGGAGATCTGCCTGAGGATCTGCTCAGA AATCTGTACGACAGCATCAAGAATGAACCGTTTAAGATCCCAGAGGATGATGGGAACGACCTCACACACACCTTCTTCAACCCCGACAGAGAAGGATGGCTGCTAAAACTCGG AGGTGGACGAGTGAAGACCTGGAAGAGACGCTGGTTCATTCTCACAGATAACTGTCTCTACTACTTTGAATACACCACA GATAAGGAACCCAGAGGGATTATTCCACTGGAAAATCTCAGCATCAGAGAAGTTGAAGACTCAAAGAAAccg AACTGCTTCGAGCTTTTCATCCCCAACAACAAATACCAGGTGATCAAAGCCTGCAAGACGGAGGCGGACGGCCGCGTCGTCGAGGGCAACCACACGTTTTACAGGATCTCTGCTCCGACTGCAGAGGAGAAGGACGAGTGGATCAAAAGCATCAA GGCCGCCATCAGCAAAGATCCGTTCTACGAGATGCTGGCGGCTCGGAAGAAGAAAGTTTCATCCCTGAAGGGGCTGTAG
- the LOC114152392 gene encoding cytohesin-1-like isoform X5 has translation MQRNKQMAIGRKKFNMDPTKGIRFLIDSSLLKNTSEDIAQFLYKGEGLNKTAIGDYLGERDEFNIKVLHAFLELHEFTDLNLVQALRQFLWSFRLPGEAQKIDRMMEAFAQRYCHCNPGVFQSTDTCYVLSFAVIMLNTSLHNPNVRDKPSVQRFTAMNRGINDGGDLPEDLLRNLYDSIKNEPFKIPEDDGNDLTHTFFNPDREGWLLKLGGGRVKTWKRRWFILTDNCLYYFEYTTDKEPRGIIPLENLSIREVEDSKKPNCFELFIPNNKYQVIKACKTEADGRVVEGNHTFYRISAPTAEEKDEWIKSIKAAISKDPFYEMLAARKKKVSSLKGL, from the exons ATGCAGAGGAACAAACAGATGGCCATCGGCCGGAAGAAGTTCAACATGGACCCCACAAAG GGGATTCGCTTCCTGATCGACAGCTCTCTGCTGAAAAACACCAGCGAAGACATCGCTCAGTTTCTCTACAAAGGAGAGGGCCTCAACAAGACGGCCATCGGCGACTATCTGGGGGAGAG AGATGAATTTAACATCAAGGTTCTGCACGCCTTCCTGGAGCTGCACGAGTTCACGGACCTGAACCTGGTCCAGGCGCTGCGGCAGTTCCTGTGGAGCTTCAGGCTGCCGGGCGAGGCCCAGAAGATCGACCGCATGATGGAGGCATTCGCCCAGAGATACTGCCACTGCAACCCGGGCGTGTTTCAGAGCACCG ATACATGTTACGTGTTGTCGTTCGCCGTGATCATGTTGAACACGAGTCTGCACAACCCGAACGTACGAGACAAACCGTCAGTTCAGAGGTTTACTGCCATGAACAGAGGAATCAACGACGGAGGAGATCTGCCTGAGGATCTGCTCAGA AATCTGTACGACAGCATCAAGAATGAACCGTTTAAGATCCCAGAGGATGATGGGAACGACCTCACACACACCTTCTTCAACCCCGACAGAGAAGGATGGCTGCTAAAACTCGG AGGTGGACGAGTGAAGACCTGGAAGAGACGCTGGTTCATTCTCACAGATAACTGTCTCTACTACTTTGAATACACCACA GATAAGGAACCCAGAGGGATTATTCCACTGGAAAATCTCAGCATCAGAGAAGTTGAAGACTCAAAGAAAccg AACTGCTTCGAGCTTTTCATCCCCAACAACAAATACCAGGTGATCAAAGCCTGCAAGACGGAGGCGGACGGCCGCGTCGTCGAGGGCAACCACACGTTTTACAGGATCTCTGCTCCGACTGCAGAGGAGAAGGACGAGTGGATCAAAAGCATCAA GGCCGCCATCAGCAAAGATCCGTTCTACGAGATGCTGGCGGCTCGGAAGAAGAAAGTTTCATCCCTGAAGGGGCTGTAG